One Candidatus Saccharibacteria bacterium RAAC3_TM7_1 genomic region harbors:
- a CDS encoding hypothetical protein (RAAC3_TM7_1_201), which yields MTQDHIRNFCIIAHIDHGKSTLADRLLELTGTVKQRDMKSQLLDTMELERERGITIKLAPVRMHYKQYELNLIDTPGHVDFSYEVSRSLEACEGAILVVDASQGIQAQTLANVYLALAANLTIIPVLNKVDLPAADVSRVSAEIKNLLGCSDDEIIKISAKTGEGVPAVLDAVVQQILPPSGESHSSTRSLIFDSYYDDYRGVILYTRTVDGSIKKGDTIEMLATGAHGLALEVGALSPTMAPMKEIATGEIGYIVTNLKTTREARVGDTVTVSRARATHTLPGYQHVKPFVYAGFFPVSNEDYNDLKEAIEKLAMSDSALQFEPENSPVLGYGVRIGFLGLLHMDIIRERLEREYDLDLVVTNPSTDYQVTLTTGEEIDIKSASELPPVTKVKEIREPWINGEIVVPQEYIGVVIQLIVAKRGRQKNLSYIEERALVSFEAPLANLLTDFYDQLKSVTSGYGSFNYELSGYHPEDLVRVDFYVAGEMVDALSVMAHRSESQSLGREIVKKLKEVIPRQNFQVALQAAIGGKFIAREDLSAYRKDVTTGLYGGDVSRKKKVLAKQAKGKKRMKRFGKVDIPSEAFMVMLKRD from the coding sequence ATGACTCAAGACCATATCCGTAATTTTTGTATCATTGCCCACATCGACCATGGCAAAAGTACGCTGGCTGACCGCTTGCTGGAATTAACCGGCACGGTGAAACAGCGTGACATGAAAAGCCAACTGCTCGATACTATGGAACTAGAGCGAGAAAGGGGCATTACTATTAAGTTGGCGCCGGTTCGGATGCATTATAAGCAATATGAGCTAAATCTCATCGATACACCGGGACACGTTGACTTTAGTTACGAAGTCAGCCGTAGCTTGGAGGCTTGTGAGGGGGCAATTTTGGTTGTCGATGCTAGCCAGGGAATCCAGGCGCAGACGCTTGCCAATGTCTACCTGGCTCTCGCTGCAAACCTCACTATTATTCCAGTTCTCAATAAAGTAGATTTGCCAGCGGCTGATGTGTCACGGGTCAGTGCAGAAATCAAGAACTTACTCGGGTGTAGTGATGACGAGATTATAAAGATCAGCGCTAAAACCGGCGAAGGTGTACCGGCTGTCCTTGATGCAGTTGTTCAGCAAATTCTACCGCCGAGCGGTGAATCTCATTCATCGACCCGCTCGCTTATATTTGATAGTTACTACGACGATTATCGCGGCGTGATCCTTTATACTCGGACGGTCGACGGCTCGATTAAAAAAGGTGACACGATCGAGATGTTGGCGACTGGTGCTCACGGCTTGGCACTTGAAGTTGGCGCGCTTAGTCCGACAATGGCACCAATGAAGGAGATTGCCACCGGAGAGATCGGCTATATCGTGACCAACTTGAAGACCACGCGCGAAGCTCGCGTCGGTGACACAGTGACCGTTTCTCGAGCACGCGCTACGCATACACTGCCGGGCTATCAGCATGTCAAGCCGTTTGTCTACGCCGGCTTCTTCCCGGTCTCCAACGAAGATTATAATGATCTCAAGGAAGCGATCGAAAAGCTGGCAATGAGCGACTCGGCCCTACAGTTCGAGCCGGAAAATTCGCCGGTGCTTGGCTACGGCGTCCGGATCGGCTTTTTGGGACTACTCCACATGGATATCATCCGCGAGCGGTTGGAGCGCGAATACGACCTCGACCTCGTCGTGACAAATCCGAGTACCGACTACCAAGTTACGCTGACAACGGGTGAAGAGATCGATATCAAGTCAGCGAGTGAATTGCCACCGGTTACGAAAGTTAAAGAAATCCGCGAGCCGTGGATCAATGGCGAAATCGTCGTCCCACAGGAATATATCGGCGTGGTAATCCAGCTGATTGTGGCGAAGCGCGGCCGACAGAAAAACCTCAGCTACATCGAAGAGCGCGCATTGGTGAGCTTTGAGGCACCGCTTGCCAACCTACTAACCGACTTTTACGATCAGCTTAAAAGTGTGACTAGCGGCTACGGCAGCTTCAACTACGAGCTTTCAGGCTATCATCCAGAAGACCTCGTGCGAGTTGACTTTTATGTCGCCGGTGAGATGGTTGACGCGCTCAGCGTTATGGCGCACCGCTCTGAAAGCCAGAGCCTGGGTCGGGAGATAGTAAAAAAACTTAAAGAGGTGATCCCGCGGCAAAACTTTCAAGTCGCGCTGCAGGCAGCGATTGGCGGCAAGTTTATTGCCCGCGAAGACTTGAGTGCCTACCGCAAAGATGTGACGACCGGTCTCTACGGCGGCGATGTCAGCCGAAAGAAAAAAGTGCTCGCCAAACAAGCCAAAGGTAAAAAACGCATGAAGCGTTTTGGTAAAGTCGATATTCCGTCGGAAGCATTTATGGTAATGTTGAAGAGAGATTAA
- a CDS encoding ATP-dependent metalloprotease FtsH (RAAC3_TM7_1_203): MANRNQPPRKKISNLMRLTLFWAILVVATLAVIAVMSPHGTLKEVTIKNVTTRANEGKIAKLEIQGNDVKVTPKGQDHATEHATKENSTIYDQGLKQDAKVDVKVTPPSQTGDAIWSVASIIVPVILIGLIFMFMMRQAQGQNNQALGFGKSKAKLYGLDKEKVVFADIAGNDSAKQDLEEVVDFLKHPKKYQQLGAKIPKGVLLVGNPGTGKTMLARAVAGEANVPFFSISGSEFVEMFVGVGASRVRDLFAKAKKNAPAIIFIDEIDAVGRRRGSGMGGGHDEREQTLNQILVEMDGFETGTNVIVLAATNRADVLDPALLRPGRFDRRTNIMLPERRDREAILKVHFKNKPVEENVNLDKLAAKTAGSSGADLANIANEAAIIAARRNAKKVSNADLTEAFEKVAIGPERKAKIMNEKEKELTAYHEAGHAIVGHILPDSDPVHKVTIIPRGGTGGVTWFLPPEDKSYTNVYEFKDILARAMGGRVAEKIKYGEDGITTGAGSDLRKATEIARDMVIEQGMGSKLRDQVFHEDNGGMVFDKITHERPYSDDTAKEIDHEVEILIKEAAHRAELVLKANMPSLEKLAAVLLKEETIEESAVDELMKDTSLPKEAMLHAA, encoded by the coding sequence ATGGCAAATAGAAATCAGCCGCCGCGTAAGAAAATTAGTAACCTCATGCGCCTGACACTCTTCTGGGCTATTCTGGTGGTCGCTACCTTGGCGGTAATAGCAGTCATGTCACCGCATGGGACGCTCAAGGAAGTTACGATCAAAAACGTGACGACGCGCGCGAACGAAGGCAAAATTGCCAAGCTTGAGATCCAGGGCAATGATGTCAAGGTGACCCCGAAAGGCCAGGATCACGCGACTGAACACGCGACCAAAGAAAACAGTACAATTTACGATCAGGGCTTGAAGCAAGATGCCAAGGTTGACGTCAAGGTGACGCCACCATCGCAAACAGGTGATGCTATCTGGTCGGTAGCCAGCATCATCGTGCCGGTTATCTTGATCGGACTGATTTTTATGTTCATGATGCGCCAGGCGCAAGGACAAAACAACCAAGCGCTCGGCTTTGGTAAGAGTAAAGCAAAACTGTACGGCCTCGATAAGGAAAAAGTCGTCTTTGCCGACATCGCTGGCAATGATTCTGCCAAGCAAGACCTCGAAGAGGTGGTAGATTTCCTCAAGCATCCAAAGAAGTATCAGCAGCTCGGCGCCAAGATTCCAAAAGGCGTACTGCTCGTCGGTAACCCGGGAACCGGTAAAACGATGCTTGCCCGTGCCGTCGCTGGTGAAGCCAACGTGCCATTCTTTAGCATCTCCGGCTCGGAGTTTGTCGAAATGTTCGTCGGCGTTGGTGCCTCACGTGTGCGCGACCTATTCGCAAAAGCCAAGAAGAATGCTCCGGCCATTATATTTATCGACGAGATCGACGCCGTTGGACGCCGCCGCGGTTCCGGTATGGGTGGTGGACACGACGAGCGTGAGCAGACATTGAACCAGATCTTGGTAGAGATGGACGGTTTTGAGACCGGTACTAACGTAATCGTTCTGGCAGCCACCAACCGTGCCGACGTACTTGACCCGGCACTACTGCGACCAGGCCGTTTCGACCGTCGCACCAACATTATGTTGCCCGAGCGGCGCGACCGCGAGGCCATCCTTAAAGTGCACTTTAAGAATAAACCGGTTGAAGAAAACGTCAACCTTGATAAACTAGCTGCGAAAACTGCCGGCAGTAGCGGTGCAGATCTGGCCAATATCGCCAACGAGGCGGCGATTATTGCCGCTCGCCGCAATGCGAAAAAGGTGAGCAATGCCGATCTGACCGAAGCGTTTGAAAAAGTTGCCATCGGACCAGAGCGTAAGGCCAAAATCATGAACGAAAAAGAAAAAGAATTGACGGCATATCACGAAGCAGGCCATGCCATCGTCGGTCATATCTTGCCCGACAGCGACCCAGTACACAAGGTGACGATTATTCCGCGCGGCGGTACGGGTGGTGTCACCTGGTTCTTACCGCCGGAAGACAAAAGCTACACCAATGTGTATGAGTTCAAAGACATTCTTGCCCGAGCGATGGGTGGTCGCGTCGCTGAGAAGATAAAGTATGGCGAAGATGGGATCACGACGGGCGCTGGTTCAGACCTCCGCAAAGCGACTGAGATTGCCCGTGATATGGTGATCGAGCAAGGTATGGGCAGCAAGCTGCGCGACCAAGTTTTCCATGAAGATAATGGGGGCATGGTGTTCGACAAGATTACTCATGAGCGACCATATAGTGACGACACTGCCAAGGAGATCGACCATGAGGTCGAGATCCTGATCAAAGAAGCCGCACATCGTGCAGAGCTGGTGCTAAAAGCCAATATGCCGAGTCTTGAAAAGCTAGCGGCTGTCCTCCTGAAAGAAGAAACTATCGAAGAGAGTGCCGTTGATGAACTAATGAAAGATACATCGCTGCCGAAAGAGGCTATGCTACACGCGGCGTAG
- a CDS encoding hypothetical protein (RAAC3_TM7_1_196), translating into MKLWAKHTGFTIVELLIVIVVIAILAAITIVAYSGLQQRTRDNIRKSDLTSIAKALKLYSVDNGPMWIGVGCGSNGNGSGWFNYNYSPSGMNKCLKTAGVIDKDIVDPSGSINCSIGSLDCHAYMKYTCSQGGTATTYVYANLETLVHTTSDTDGTCAVNLDTDYGMNYFVKITD; encoded by the coding sequence ATGAAGCTGTGGGCAAAACATACAGGCTTTACCATCGTTGAGCTCCTGATTGTTATCGTCGTCATCGCTATCCTCGCCGCGATTACGATCGTTGCATACAGTGGCCTCCAACAACGAACGAGAGACAATATTCGTAAGAGTGACCTCACCTCTATAGCGAAAGCCTTGAAGTTGTATTCGGTAGACAATGGGCCGATGTGGATAGGAGTCGGTTGCGGGTCAAACGGCAACGGCAGCGGCTGGTTTAATTATAACTATTCACCGAGTGGGATGAATAAATGTCTCAAAACGGCTGGAGTTATAGATAAGGATATCGTAGACCCTTCGGGCAGCATAAACTGTTCAATAGGCAGCCTAGACTGTCATGCGTACATGAAGTATACATGCTCTCAAGGCGGGACTGCTACTACTTATGTATATGCCAATCTTGAGACGCTCGTGCATACGACTTCCGACACGGATGGTACCTGTGCTGTTAACCTCGATACAGATTATGGCATGAATTACTTTGTGAAAATTACCGATTAG
- a CDS encoding integral membrane protein MviN (RAAC3_TM7_1_202), which produces MGRVQSIVTRANRRLTVQFAAVLIASSTLVSMLFGFLRERLLNGYYYGTYPVGLDAYTAAFMVPDFMFFILVSGALSVTFIPVFNQRLASGNKKSAWELSTSMINFMALLTLVASILIIIFAEPLIKFVIAPGLNEAGTALAISMMRVIAVNPFLFAIATVISSIQQAIGRFTFYALAPTIYNIGIIIGILFFTDGINLFGWQIFDGGIMGVALGVVLGSIMQLVISSIGLMGLGLDYRFKVHWKNRGFRKVLSLLPARSLDQGMDYLVGIVETNLASRMAAGTVRAYNQAVTLHMAPINLIGVAISTAAFPKMTERLSEGRPDLFRSELQQVLRIIIWLALPVSVLTFFTRGYLVNFIRAGGDSLMAGLLGALVIAILFRSIYYITARAFYAQQDTKTPLYISIFSIGLTIVLAVWFTMTLKMGPYGLAWAQSIMAAVEVVILFVVINIRIRGLLNRELWGAVWRMASATGFMAIVSYIMVATIPLPAGDNSSFYFTFPKFVLIVVVSFIVYMALCKLLKLREVDPIVRRVRKLFTASVRG; this is translated from the coding sequence ATGGGCCGAGTCCAAAGTATCGTCACCAGAGCCAATCGCAGACTGACGGTTCAGTTTGCCGCTGTGCTGATCGCCAGTTCAACGCTGGTCTCAATGCTGTTTGGCTTCCTGCGTGAGCGCCTGCTCAACGGCTATTACTACGGTACGTATCCTGTAGGACTCGATGCCTATACAGCGGCGTTCATGGTGCCGGACTTCATGTTCTTTATTCTGGTGTCGGGCGCGCTCAGTGTGACTTTCATTCCAGTTTTCAACCAGCGCTTAGCGAGTGGCAACAAAAAGTCAGCCTGGGAACTATCGACCAGTATGATCAACTTTATGGCGCTACTTACGCTGGTGGCAAGTATTTTGATTATCATTTTCGCAGAACCACTCATCAAGTTTGTCATTGCGCCGGGGCTCAACGAAGCGGGGACGGCACTGGCAATCAGTATGATGCGAGTGATTGCGGTCAACCCCTTTCTGTTTGCAATCGCGACGGTCATCTCGAGTATCCAGCAAGCAATCGGACGATTCACTTTTTATGCCCTAGCGCCGACTATTTACAATATCGGTATTATCATTGGTATTCTATTCTTTACAGATGGCATCAATCTCTTTGGCTGGCAAATCTTTGACGGTGGCATTATGGGCGTGGCGCTCGGCGTGGTACTTGGTTCGATCATGCAGCTGGTTATTAGCAGTATCGGCTTGATGGGTTTGGGGCTCGACTACCGTTTCAAGGTTCATTGGAAAAATCGTGGCTTCCGCAAAGTACTGTCGCTACTGCCTGCTCGTTCGCTTGATCAGGGAATGGACTATCTCGTCGGTATCGTCGAAACCAACCTTGCCTCGCGGATGGCAGCCGGCACTGTGCGTGCGTACAACCAGGCGGTTACACTTCATATGGCACCAATCAACCTGATCGGTGTGGCCATTTCGACGGCAGCCTTCCCAAAGATGACCGAGCGTTTGAGCGAAGGTCGACCTGACCTATTTCGGAGCGAGCTCCAGCAGGTTCTCCGTATCATCATTTGGCTGGCGCTTCCCGTATCGGTTTTGACGTTCTTCACTCGAGGATACCTGGTGAACTTTATCCGAGCCGGGGGTGACTCGCTAATGGCAGGTTTGCTCGGTGCACTTGTCATCGCGATTCTTTTTCGCTCGATTTACTACATCACGGCGCGAGCATTCTATGCGCAGCAGGATACCAAGACACCTCTCTACATCTCGATCTTTTCTATCGGTCTGACGATCGTGCTCGCAGTCTGGTTTACGATGACTCTGAAGATGGGGCCATACGGACTCGCCTGGGCGCAGTCGATCATGGCGGCAGTGGAGGTCGTTATCCTCTTTGTTGTTATCAATATCCGCATCAGGGGACTACTAAACCGTGAACTCTGGGGGGCAGTCTGGCGAATGGCGAGTGCTACTGGTTTCATGGCTATTGTCAGCTATATTATGGTAGCGACTATTCCGTTGCCGGCCGGTGATAACAGTAGTTTCTACTTCACGTTCCCGAAGTTTGTACTAATAGTCGTCGTTAGCTTCATTGTCTATATGGCACTCTGTAAACTTCTGAAGCTACGCGAAGTTGACCCGATCGTTCGGCGCGTCCGTAAGCTCTTTACGGCGAGTGTTCGCGGCTAA
- a CDS encoding Protein GrpE (RAAC3_TM7_1_197) — protein MAKSKKQGELEQQVAELTADLQRTRADFENYVRRIEQEKEAARSAGRATSILKLLPVIDNIERAIAHVPENLQADKWAQGVINLVRSLEKSLEGMNVVRINAKPGTIFNPELHEAIQIDEDAKGEHEVIAEELQAGYLLDGQPIRHAMVKVTRK, from the coding sequence GTGGCGAAGAGTAAAAAACAAGGAGAACTCGAACAGCAAGTCGCAGAATTGACCGCCGACCTGCAACGTACGCGTGCTGACTTTGAAAATTATGTTCGGCGTATAGAACAGGAAAAAGAAGCCGCTCGGAGCGCGGGTCGCGCAACCTCCATCTTGAAGCTACTGCCGGTTATCGATAATATCGAGCGAGCAATCGCCCACGTTCCCGAGAATTTGCAAGCCGACAAGTGGGCGCAAGGCGTCATTAACCTAGTGCGGAGCCTTGAGAAATCGCTGGAAGGCATGAATGTTGTACGTATTAATGCCAAACCTGGCACTATTTTTAACCCCGAACTGCACGAAGCGATCCAGATCGATGAAGATGCGAAGGGCGAACACGAAGTGATTGCCGAGGAGCTACAAGCCGGTTACTTGCTCGATGGTCAGCCGATTCGCCACGCTATGGTTAAAGTCACCCGAAAGTAA
- a CDS encoding hypothetical protein (RAAC3_TM7_1_195), with protein sequence MQKRGFTVVELLIVIVVIAILAAITIVAYNGIQARTRDSVRKQDLAQLAKATKLYAVDNGDYAEAGCGSGGTGSGWLSVDYDTTGAWLSVNGCLMKDGYLSKELRDPSGLGSCTGLTCFAYMKCSGSAGTFYIAHLETLPQTSTDTDGTNCTVYDTSYGMNYVVKVN encoded by the coding sequence ATGCAAAAGCGTGGTTTTACCGTTGTGGAACTTCTGATCGTTATTGTGGTGATTGCTATTCTGGCTGCCATTACGATAGTTGCGTATAACGGTATTCAGGCACGGACTAGGGACAGCGTTCGAAAACAAGACTTAGCACAATTAGCGAAAGCTACGAAACTTTATGCCGTAGATAATGGAGATTACGCCGAGGCGGGCTGTGGCTCTGGTGGTACCGGATCCGGTTGGTTGTCGGTAGACTACGACACTACAGGAGCATGGCTTTCGGTGAATGGCTGTTTAATGAAGGACGGCTATTTGAGCAAAGAATTAAGGGATCCTTCTGGCTTGGGTTCATGTACAGGACTAACTTGCTTTGCCTACATGAAATGTAGTGGCAGCGCAGGAACATTTTATATAGCACACTTAGAGACCTTGCCGCAAACGAGCACAGACACAGACGGCACCAATTGCACGGTGTATGACACCTCCTATGGTATGAATTATGTGGTTAAGGTGAATTAA
- a CDS encoding hypothetical protein (RAAC3_TM7_1_200), giving the protein MKQKLFSFFDTLSKFAGSKTARRIVLGAFVVQALLLAFVTHVGTPPDENNHLNFIRHYADHSLSPIFEEQTPTRSLGDKTREVDYLYHYGASFIARALPGEKIEVYVIRVISVLAALLTMIMLVRLLRRLGVSAATTTVTLAIITNLPMVLMVSAEVNNDVFVWLGYVLSLLLVLRIWRRPTVLDTLLLLNIIVAGGLIKRTLLPLGLVLVFVVALLVYRKWALFVKSSKRVDWRVIAAGVFLVIVSGLFIERVGGNLYRYGAVAPTCEQVQGEKACEVFWASSRKKWLDAGAPTDKGSWLGSGVTRDETPLPLPVFTAKWLTHSVTNIADIQTQGWRHEATPPTWLAPGLLLVMIGAIGYGIVRDTNQWRKTKQDESMLRLFATGTALFVMGAHLSVNYSEYLTYQVFGLALNGRYILPALLVLIGLSCYYLAKLLPRRVSQILAVVTIILIVGFTGIAMMLRNSQLITG; this is encoded by the coding sequence ATGAAACAGAAACTTTTTTCTTTTTTTGACACACTATCAAAATTTGCCGGTAGCAAAACCGCCCGTCGTATCGTCCTCGGTGCCTTCGTCGTACAAGCGCTACTGCTAGCGTTTGTTACTCATGTCGGCACGCCTCCTGATGAGAACAACCACCTCAACTTTATCCGCCATTATGCCGATCATTCGCTCAGTCCCATCTTTGAAGAGCAGACGCCGACACGATCGCTCGGTGATAAGACTAGAGAAGTTGACTACCTCTATCATTACGGTGCTAGTTTTATAGCCAGGGCTTTGCCGGGCGAAAAAATCGAAGTCTATGTCATTCGAGTTATCTCCGTACTGGCGGCACTTCTGACAATGATCATGTTGGTGCGGCTGTTGCGGCGACTTGGTGTATCGGCGGCGACAACAACGGTAACACTGGCAATCATTACCAATTTGCCAATGGTGCTGATGGTATCGGCGGAGGTCAATAATGATGTTTTCGTGTGGCTTGGCTATGTGTTGTCGCTACTCCTGGTGCTACGTATCTGGCGGCGACCAACCGTGCTTGATACGCTGCTACTGCTCAACATTATCGTGGCTGGTGGGCTCATAAAGCGGACGCTACTTCCGCTCGGACTTGTCTTGGTATTCGTTGTTGCTCTACTCGTCTATAGAAAATGGGCACTATTCGTAAAAAGTAGCAAGCGAGTAGATTGGCGTGTCATTGCTGCTGGAGTCTTCCTAGTGATCGTGAGTGGACTGTTCATCGAACGGGTTGGAGGAAATCTCTATCGTTATGGTGCGGTGGCTCCAACTTGCGAGCAGGTGCAAGGAGAAAAAGCGTGTGAAGTATTTTGGGCAAGTAGCCGAAAAAAGTGGCTTGATGCCGGTGCACCAACGGATAAGGGCTCATGGTTGGGGAGTGGGGTGACGCGCGATGAGACGCCGCTACCCCTGCCCGTTTTTACGGCAAAATGGCTCACCCATAGCGTGACGAATATTGCCGATATCCAAACGCAGGGCTGGCGACATGAGGCGACGCCGCCGACGTGGCTAGCGCCTGGGTTGCTCCTTGTCATGATTGGTGCGATTGGCTACGGTATAGTGCGTGACACCAATCAATGGCGAAAGACCAAGCAGGATGAGAGTATGCTCAGGCTATTCGCTACCGGCACAGCACTATTTGTGATGGGGGCTCACTTGTCGGTGAACTATTCGGAATATCTGACTTATCAAGTGTTTGGTCTGGCGCTGAACGGCCGCTATATCCTCCCGGCACTATTGGTTCTGATAGGACTAAGCTGCTATTACCTCGCAAAATTACTCCCGCGTCGTGTCAGTCAAATTCTCGCTGTCGTCACTATAATACTGATCGTTGGTTTCACGGGCATCGCGATGATGCTGCGAAATAGTCAGCTGATTACTGGCTAG
- a CDS encoding hypothetical protein (RAAC3_TM7_1_199), which yields MCTIIALVWHSGQASASLANALESPYTSLYMNTQQILQIKEWLGTGSINIFGRPFAGKDTQGEKLAQLFDGVLMGGGDILRNSTIPEHLDAILHRGELIPSDDYVAIVLPYLSKEEYASRPLLLSSVGRWIGEEQGVMAATKAAQHPLKCVLYIDIDEAMVMQRWSALESHDDRGGRYDDTAEILQKRLEEYRSKTLPVIEEYDRLGLLERIDGHGTPEEVHELILACLLRRATSQ from the coding sequence ATGTGTACGATTATAGCGCTAGTTTGGCACTCTGGTCAAGCGAGTGCTAGCCTTGCCAATGCCCTCGAGAGCCCGTATACTTCTCTATACATGAATACTCAGCAGATTTTACAAATAAAAGAATGGCTTGGCACTGGATCGATCAATATTTTTGGACGGCCATTTGCCGGTAAAGACACTCAAGGCGAGAAACTCGCACAGCTGTTTGATGGGGTGTTGATGGGTGGTGGCGACATTTTACGAAATAGCACCATCCCCGAACATCTGGATGCCATCTTACACCGCGGCGAGCTAATACCCAGCGACGATTACGTCGCAATCGTGCTCCCCTACTTATCCAAAGAAGAGTACGCAAGTCGACCTCTACTCCTCAGTTCCGTAGGACGATGGATCGGTGAGGAGCAGGGAGTTATGGCGGCAACAAAAGCAGCCCAGCATCCACTCAAATGCGTCCTCTATATTGATATCGACGAAGCAATGGTCATGCAGCGCTGGTCAGCTCTGGAAAGCCATGACGACAGAGGCGGACGTTATGATGACACCGCCGAGATACTGCAAAAGCGGCTCGAAGAATACAGAAGTAAAACCTTGCCCGTAATCGAAGAGTACGACCGTCTAGGTTTACTTGAACGCATTGACGGTCACGGTACGCCCGAAGAAGTTCACGAGCTCATTCTTGCTTGTCTGCTTCGGCGAGCTACTAGCCAGTAA
- a CDS encoding Transcriptional regulator of heat shock protein (RAAC3_TM7_1_198), whose amino-acid sequence MAILSAIIEQYAEIAVPVGSVMLAKLFGVSSATIRSEMAKLEELELITQPHTSAGRIPTDKGYRFYVNLLTQQNDETTGLDRSARAIEARVSTQASQADRAIRSAVDSLVDLTQNLGLATIGDELYLSGMGNLFSQPEFMISTQAQSVARLLDNLEPWLREAAPNQPLNVFIGSENPIGKSSGATLIISKFRSPFSDSSYIGVLGPTRQSYGRVMRLVRQTGAMLEEAL is encoded by the coding sequence GTGGCGATTCTTTCCGCGATCATCGAGCAATATGCCGAGATTGCTGTACCGGTTGGTAGCGTAATGCTGGCGAAGCTCTTTGGTGTCTCCAGTGCGACGATTCGCAGTGAGATGGCGAAGCTGGAAGAGCTGGAATTAATCACCCAGCCACACACCAGTGCTGGCCGTATTCCGACCGACAAAGGCTATCGTTTTTATGTCAATCTACTGACACAGCAAAATGATGAAACGACGGGGCTCGATCGCAGTGCGAGAGCGATTGAGGCGCGGGTAAGTACACAGGCCAGCCAGGCTGACCGAGCGATTCGCAGCGCCGTTGACAGCCTCGTCGATCTGACACAAAATCTTGGTTTGGCAACTATTGGTGACGAACTGTACCTCAGCGGTATGGGCAATTTGTTCTCTCAGCCAGAATTTATGATCAGCACGCAGGCGCAGTCTGTCGCTCGCTTGCTCGACAACCTCGAGCCGTGGCTACGCGAGGCTGCCCCTAACCAGCCATTGAATGTTTTTATCGGTAGTGAAAATCCGATCGGCAAAAGCAGCGGCGCAACACTGATTATTAGTAAATTTCGCTCACCATTTTCCGACAGTAGCTATATCGGCGTACTCGGTCCGACGCGCCAGAGCTACGGCCGCGTAATGCGGCTTGTCCGTCAGACTGGTGCCATGCTCGAGGAGGCACTTTAG
- a CDS encoding hypothetical protein (RAAC3_TM7_1_204), with protein MNYVVAVSGGVDSVVLLDMMVRKKIAIPSNNDLRGLTFGDKDTLVVAHFDHGIRPDSAADARFVAALAAHYGLPARLKREELGAGASEALARERRYAFLREVAARYDAEIVTAHHLDDLVETIAINLIRGTGWRGLAVLGDSTVHRPLLGLTKMDLYTYAAKQNLEWVEDETNQQDDYLRNRLRRRIQPEISLALKQELAERRDRQLQLTKEIDEEAKPLLKDNELAASRYFFTMIDETSALELLRGLTGGHLTRPQLLALWYGIKTARPSSRQQIGGGLHVHFVRREFIVKSDD; from the coding sequence ATGAACTATGTTGTAGCAGTCAGCGGCGGGGTGGACTCGGTGGTCCTGCTTGATATGATGGTTCGCAAAAAAATAGCTATACCATCAAATAATGATCTAAGAGGTCTGACCTTTGGAGATAAAGATACGCTGGTGGTGGCGCACTTTGACCATGGGATTCGGCCGGACTCAGCGGCTGATGCACGGTTCGTGGCGGCGCTTGCCGCACACTATGGCCTGCCCGCCAGATTGAAACGCGAGGAGCTGGGAGCTGGTGCGAGCGAAGCCCTCGCCCGCGAACGACGCTATGCATTTTTACGTGAGGTGGCAGCGCGCTACGACGCTGAAATTGTCACAGCGCACCATCTCGATGATCTGGTAGAGACGATCGCAATTAATCTTATTCGTGGCACCGGTTGGCGGGGTCTGGCGGTGTTAGGTGATTCAACGGTTCATCGGCCACTGCTTGGACTTACGAAGATGGATTTATATACCTATGCGGCGAAGCAAAATCTGGAGTGGGTGGAGGATGAGACGAATCAACAGGATGACTACCTGCGTAATCGCCTACGTCGCCGCATACAGCCTGAGATTAGCTTAGCGCTAAAACAGGAGCTGGCAGAGCGACGTGATAGGCAGCTACAATTAACCAAAGAGATTGACGAGGAAGCAAAGCCACTACTAAAAGATAATGAGCTGGCTGCTTCGCGTTACTTCTTCACAATGATTGATGAAACATCTGCCCTCGAGCTGCTTCGTGGACTGACGGGTGGTCATCTGACGCGGCCGCAGCTACTGGCACTATGGTATGGCATCAAGACAGCTCGCCCAAGTAGTAGACAACAAATCGGTGGGGGACTACACGTTCATTTTGTGCGACGTGAATTCATTGTCAAATCAGACGACTGA